The bacterium genome includes the window GCCCTGTACAGTCCGGCCAGTGATCCGCTCTCTCGCGGTTGCTATACGCATTTGCTGAATCCATCGGGCGTTTCGTATTTCGTAAATATACGAAACGCCCAATCTGGTGTCAAGATATCTGGATGAAATTACCCTGTATTACCGGGAGAGCTTCTCCCTCGGCCCGGGAGAACATCACAGCGGGGCGGCCACCACCGCCCCGCTGTCAAGCAAGGTGATCAGGAGAGGCTGGTTATTTCGCGAGGATCATCTTGCGGGTCTTCTCGAACTGCCCCGCCTTGATACGGGCGAAATACGTACCGCTTGAAAGCGTTTGCCCGAAATCGTTGATCCCGTTCCAGGTGACTTCATAGCTTCCAGCGGCCATGTTCTCCCCGTTGACGAGAGTGTTCATCAACCTTCCATGGCTGTCATAGATGTACAGGTACACATTCTCCGACTTCGGAAGTGCGAATTTGATCGTTGTTTTCGGATTGAATGGATTGGGGTAGTTCTGCGAGAGAGAAAATCCGAGAGCAGCTCCGCCGAGCTGGGTGATACCACTGGTGGCATGCGGATCGCCGTGGCAGGTCTCGCATTCCATCTTGGCTGCCACGTTGTCATTCATCCCGTTTCCATGGCAAGCCATGCAGTCGGTAACCTCCTGCGGAACAACATACATCGGGTTGAACTCACCGAGCAGGTTTTCATTCAACAGGTACGCGGCATATGCAGCAGTATCACCGGTGACTCTGGCACATCTCTCCTTGCGTTCGAGATCACCAACTTTCTTCTTTGCGGTATCACACCACATGGTGACGGAAGCATGACAGAGAGGTGAACCCGACTCGTTCTGCGGGAGCGCCTCGGTGACCTTGTTCTCGCCGTACCCGGAGTCAACGCCGAGCTGATTGCTCGTATCGGTGGGCAGCATCACCTGAGTGTACCAGCCATAGAGTTCGTTGACCAGTTTATCTGATGTCGCCTTTTCGCTCACGAGCGAGATCAAGGCGGCAGCCCCGTTAATGGTGCCACAGGTGGCCCCCCACCCTGCGCCACCACCATGGCCATATATCATGATCTCAGGTGGAAAGCTATCCCACGGTTCCCCGATTTGCTTGCGCAGCTCGAACATTATTCCATAGAACGCACCGTACGAGCATCCCTTCCCGCTCCAAAACGCATCGTGCGCAGCGATGCGTACAGCTTCGATATCGAGTTCCGCATACGGATATGGCCACGCGGCCGTTTTCGTGAAGGCCTGGAGCGGTTTCAAGTCCATTGCATTGAGCGCGGCTGCTCCCACTGCGATCCCTGCCACATACTTTGT containing:
- a CDS encoding C-GCAxxG-C-C family protein, producing the protein MNQNLTRKQFLRNGTKYVAGIAVGAAALNAMDLKPLQAFTKTAAWPYPYAELDIEAVRIAAHDAFWSGKGCSYGAFYGIMFELRKQIGEPWDSFPPEIMIYGHGGGAGWGATCGTINGAAALISLVSEKATSDKLVNELYGWYTQVMLPTDTSNQLGVDSGYGENKVTEALPQNESGSPLCHASVTMWCDTAKKKVGDLERKERCARVTGDTAAYAAYLLNENLLGEFNPMYVVPQEVTDCMACHGNGMNDNVAAKMECETCHGDPHATSGITQLGGAALGFSLSQNYPNPFNPKTTIKFALPKSENVYLYIYDSHGRLMNTLVNGENMAAGSYEVTWNGINDFGQTLSSGTYFARIKAGQFEKTRKMILAK